One segment of Vagococcus martis DNA contains the following:
- a CDS encoding IS30 family transposase, whose protein sequence is MTYTHLTTDELVLIEAYYHQNKKGTYVAKQLKRAKQTIYNVYKAFDEGLSALDYYKRYKNNKKNCGRRPISLSDNETEYIQKKVVQGWTPDVIIGRAEFPISCSISTLYRLFKQGLFDLTALPMKGKRKANGYKEKRGKQAFKRTIHQRNKDYQLFNNEFGHLEGDTIVGKDHKSAVITLVERLSKVIITLKPIGRRAIDIENSLNNWFKKFPCHLFKSITFDCGKEFSNWKSISNLNDIDIYFADPGTPSQRGLNENSNGLLRKDGLPKQMDFNKVEESFIQSIASKRNNIPRKSLNYKTPLEVFLSYVDNDILSSLI, encoded by the coding sequence ATGACCTATACACATCTTACTACAGACGAGCTAGTTTTGATAGAAGCTTATTACCATCAAAATAAAAAAGGAACATACGTTGCGAAACAATTGAAACGAGCAAAACAGACTATCTATAATGTTTACAAAGCTTTTGATGAGGGATTATCTGCACTAGATTACTATAAAAGATACAAAAATAATAAAAAGAATTGTGGCAGGCGTCCTATTTCTTTATCTGATAATGAAACAGAATACATTCAAAAGAAGGTTGTTCAAGGATGGACTCCAGATGTCATTATTGGTCGTGCTGAGTTTCCTATCTCATGTTCTATCAGTACTCTTTATAGATTATTTAAGCAAGGACTGTTTGATTTGACCGCATTACCTATGAAAGGTAAAAGGAAAGCGAATGGTTATAAAGAAAAAAGAGGTAAACAAGCCTTTAAAAGAACCATCCATCAACGTAATAAGGACTATCAACTCTTTAATAATGAATTTGGTCACCTTGAAGGTGACACAATTGTTGGAAAAGATCATAAAAGTGCTGTTATCACACTCGTTGAAAGACTATCGAAAGTGATTATTACGTTAAAACCAATAGGCAGACGAGCAATAGATATCGAAAATAGTTTAAATAATTGGTTTAAAAAGTTTCCATGCCATCTATTTAAATCAATCACATTCGATTGTGGTAAAGAATTTTCTAATTGGAAATCAATCAGCAATCTAAATGATATTGATATTTATTTTGCCGATCCAGGAACACCATCACAACGTGGCTTAAATGAAAACTCTAATGGGTTATTACGTAAAGATGGATTACCTAAACAAATGGATTTCAACAAAGTTGAGGAATCTTTTATCCAATCTATCGCTTCTAAAAGAAATAATATTCCTAGAAAATCATTAAACTATAAAACACCATTGGAAGTATTTTTGAGTTATGTAGACAACGATATTTTGTCTAGCTTAATTTGA
- a CDS encoding IS3 family transposase (programmed frameshift) — translation MVKRIAYPVEVKEEAIKMKLEGKTTSEIMNKLNIRNKTQVKTWWKWYRNGESYRFSQGVGKQYTYGKGNEHFSPLEVLERENKYLKQEIDVLKKLQGVGKDVEKEVFINLVDSYKGKLSITWLCHYFGIARSTYYRWSKKEYVADNRIKMIEQLCKENKFTYGYRKITFLLRKKIKVNHKVVQRIMQKYGWSCQVKIKKEKRPGSIYFKTTNIIDRDFSSSKPLEKLTTDITYLDYGPKRLYLSSIMDLFNGEILSYTISEKQDISCVLDTLNKLPKLPDKCILHSDQGSVYTSYAYYHATKEKSITRSMSRKGTPADNAPIESFHSILKSETFSLHPELGSSTISVIETVQNFINYYNKERIQQKYDYLSPVDYRKKVIA, via the exons ATGGTTAAAAGGATTGCTTATCCAGTAGAAGTAAAAGAAGAAGCTATAAAAATGAAACTTGAAGGTAAAACAACATCAGAAATTATGAATAAACTCAACATTCGGAATAAAACTCAGGTGAAAACATGGTGGAAATGGTATAGAAATGGAGAATCTTATCGATTCTCTCAAGGTGTGGGAAAACAATATACTTATGGAAAAGGTAATGAACACTTTTCGCCTTTAGAAGTTCTAGAAAGAGAAAACAAGTACTTGAAACAGGAAATTGATGTTTTAAAAAAAT TACAAGGAGTTGGAAAGGATGTGGAAAAAGAAGTATTCATAAATTTAGTTGATTCTTATAAAGGAAAACTATCTATAACATGGTTATGTCACTATTTTGGGATAGCTAGAAGTACTTACTATCGTTGGTCTAAGAAAGAATATGTTGCCGATAATCGAATTAAAATGATTGAGCAGCTGTGTAAAGAAAACAAGTTCACTTATGGTTATCGAAAAATCACTTTTTTACTTCGTAAAAAGATAAAAGTGAATCATAAAGTTGTTCAGCGTATTATGCAAAAATATGGATGGAGTTGTCAGGTGAAAATAAAGAAAGAAAAACGTCCAGGTTCTATTTATTTTAAAACTACTAATATAATTGATAGAGACTTTAGTTCAAGTAAGCCACTAGAAAAACTAACAACAGACATCACTTATCTTGATTATGGTCCTAAAAGACTCTATCTTTCTAGCATTATGGATTTGTTTAATGGAGAAATACTTTCTTATACAATAAGTGAAAAACAGGACATATCTTGTGTTTTAGACACACTAAATAAATTACCTAAACTTCCAGATAAATGTATACTTCATTCGGATCAAGGTTCTGTGTATACTTCATATGCTTATTATCACGCAACAAAAGAAAAGAGCATTACCAGAAGTATGTCCCGAAAAGGGACTCCTGCAGATAATGCTCCAATAGAATCGTTTCATTCCATCCTAAAGTCTGAAACGTTCTCATTACACCCAGAGCTTGGAAGCTCTACAATTAGTGTAATTGAAACTGTACAAAATTTCATCAACTATTATAATAAAGAAAGAATTCAACAAAAATACGACTACTTATCTCCAGTTGACTATCGGAAAAAAGTAATCGCATAG
- a CDS encoding (S)-acetoin forming diacetyl reductase: protein MSKVAVVTGAGQGIGFAIAKRLHEDGFKVGIIDYNKEIAQKAAEELGENSFAATADVSDRDQLISAVESIVETFGDLHVMVNNAGIAPTTPIETITPELFKKVYDINVGGVLWGTQIATEMFRKFGHGGKVINATSQAGVVGNPNLMLYSSSKFAVRGMTQIAARDLAEEGITVNAYAPGIVKTPMMYDIAHQVGKNAGKDDEWGMQTFAKDIAMKRLSEPEDVANVVSFLAGPDSNYITGQTIIVDGGMQFH, encoded by the coding sequence ATGAGTAAAGTTGCAGTAGTTACAGGTGCTGGTCAAGGAATTGGTTTTGCCATTGCAAAACGATTACACGAAGATGGGTTTAAAGTTGGGATTATTGACTACAATAAAGAAATTGCTCAAAAAGCTGCTGAAGAATTAGGTGAAAATTCTTTTGCTGCAACAGCTGATGTTTCAGATAGAGATCAATTAATTTCAGCAGTTGAATCAATCGTTGAAACATTTGGTGATTTACATGTTATGGTAAACAATGCAGGTATCGCACCAACAACACCAATTGAAACAATTACGCCAGAACTTTTTAAAAAAGTTTATGATATTAACGTTGGTGGTGTTTTATGGGGAACTCAAATCGCAACAGAAATGTTCCGTAAATTTGGTCATGGTGGTAAAGTGATTAACGCAACATCTCAAGCAGGTGTGGTAGGAAATCCTAACTTGATGCTTTATAGTTCATCAAAATTTGCGGTTCGTGGCATGACTCAAATTGCAGCCCGTGATTTAGCTGAAGAAGGCATCACAGTAAATGCTTATGCACCAGGGATTGTTAAAACTCCTATGATGTATGACATTGCTCATCAAGTTGGTAAAAATGCAGGAAAAGATGATGAATGGGGAATGCAGACATTTGCAAAAGATATCGCAATGAAACGTTTGTCTGAACCAGAAGATGTTGCTAATGTTGTATCATTCCTTGCAGGACCAGACTCAAACTATATTACAGGTCAAACAATTATTGTTGATGGTGGGATGCAATTTCATTAA
- a CDS encoding PepSY domain-containing protein, with product MFHKKQKTKEVYHHGLTTGLGIGLAVGAVAGALVTKWYKDNKVLSADDILEQVKSDFLQDGPIEGSWIHFKKEPLDKFAIKTDVYTGGISRIEEGQLVQYEFTADAHTGSIIDIHKIEN from the coding sequence ATGTTTCATAAAAAACAAAAAACAAAAGAAGTTTATCATCATGGCTTAACGACTGGTTTAGGTATTGGTTTAGCAGTGGGTGCCGTTGCTGGTGCTTTAGTCACAAAATGGTACAAAGATAACAAAGTACTTTCAGCAGATGATATTTTAGAACAAGTGAAATCTGACTTTTTACAAGATGGGCCAATTGAAGGATCTTGGATTCACTTTAAAAAAGAACCTTTAGATAAATTTGCGATTAAGACAGATGTTTATACTGGTGGTATTTCTCGTATTGAAGAAGGACAACTGGTTCAATATGAATTTACAGCAGATGCTCATACTGGTTCAATTATTGATATCCATAAAATTGAAAATTAA
- the pepA gene encoding glutamyl aminopeptidase, which translates to MDDKLFNRIKTLTEMQSVSGLEDNMRRVMAKEMTPFVDKVEYDGLGGVFGIRKNKSNEAPRIMLASHMDEVGFMVSQILENGLFRVVPLGGWNPYTVSAQRFTLQTKKGDYPIISTSVPPHLLRGANKQKGIDVADILFDAGFVSKEEAEEFGVRPGDGIVPQAETIKTANGKRIISKAWDNRYGCTLVLDVLEELYGQELPNTLIAGANVQEEVGLRGAKVSTHKFKPDLFFAVDCSPAEDMSGKKDANGQLDEGFLLRIFDPGMIMLGRMREYILELAEDNNIPYQYFVSKGGTDAGAAHLANDGVPSAVIGVPGRYIHTHQTMFSIKDYEAAREMVLKLITTLDKTEVDTIIYGK; encoded by the coding sequence ATGGATGATAAATTATTTAATCGTATAAAAACACTAACTGAAATGCAAAGTGTCAGTGGTCTTGAAGATAACATGCGACGTGTTATGGCTAAAGAGATGACACCTTTCGTTGATAAAGTGGAATATGATGGCTTAGGTGGCGTGTTTGGCATTCGTAAAAACAAATCAAACGAAGCACCTCGCATCATGTTAGCATCTCACATGGATGAAGTTGGGTTTATGGTGAGTCAAATTTTAGAAAATGGGTTGTTTAGAGTCGTTCCTTTAGGTGGATGGAATCCTTACACTGTATCAGCACAACGTTTTACTTTACAAACAAAAAAAGGTGATTATCCAATCATTTCGACATCAGTTCCACCTCATTTATTAAGAGGAGCAAACAAGCAAAAGGGAATAGATGTTGCGGATATTTTATTTGATGCAGGATTTGTATCAAAAGAAGAAGCAGAAGAGTTTGGTGTACGTCCAGGAGACGGGATTGTTCCTCAAGCTGAAACAATTAAAACAGCAAACGGTAAACGAATTATTTCAAAAGCGTGGGATAATCGCTATGGTTGTACACTGGTGTTAGATGTTTTAGAAGAATTATATGGTCAAGAATTACCAAATACCTTAATTGCAGGAGCAAATGTGCAAGAAGAAGTTGGGTTACGTGGAGCAAAAGTATCGACTCACAAATTTAAACCAGATTTATTCTTTGCAGTGGATTGTTCACCAGCTGAGGATATGTCCGGTAAAAAAGATGCGAATGGTCAATTAGATGAAGGATTCTTATTAAGAATTTTTGACCCAGGAATGATTATGCTAGGTCGTATGCGTGAATACATCCTTGAATTAGCAGAAGATAATAATATTCCATATCAATACTTTGTCTCAAAAGGTGGAACAGACGCAGGTGCAGCACACTTAGCCAATGACGGAGTTCCAAGTGCGGTAATTGGTGTGCCAGGTCGTTATATCCATACTCATCAAACAATGTTTAGTATCAAAGATTATGAAGCTGCAAGAGAAATGGTCTTGAAATTAATCACAACATTAGATAAAACAGAAGTTGATACAATAATATACGGAAAGTAG
- a CDS encoding thioredoxin family protein, with the protein MLIPTTYEELAKPLEEGKTMLFFTADWCGDCVYIKPDMPDIEASFPEYTFVQVDRDVFIDICQKWGILGIPSFVAIEDGKERGRFVSKNRKTKEEIMTFISEL; encoded by the coding sequence ATGTTAATCCCAACAACGTATGAAGAATTAGCTAAACCACTTGAAGAAGGAAAAACCATGCTATTTTTTACAGCTGATTGGTGTGGTGATTGTGTTTATATTAAACCAGACATGCCAGATATTGAAGCAAGTTTTCCTGAATACACGTTTGTTCAAGTAGATCGAGATGTGTTTATCGATATTTGCCAAAAGTGGGGGATATTAGGTATTCCAAGTTTTGTTGCAATTGAAGATGGCAAAGAACGCGGTCGTTTTGTTAGTAAAAACCGTAAAACGAAAGAAGAAATTATGACGTTTATCAGTGAATTATAA
- a CDS encoding universal stress protein: protein MLESQEYRSILVGTDGSEQAQQAFEKAVSVAKRNNAEIVVAHIIENKLYGGTMAFSTFSPDIVQEETNQAKELLESYKKIAKDLGYDRVKVTLEFGSPKVMMATELPEKYNTDLIMVGQSGLNAVERLVMGSVSDHIIRTAPCDVLVVRPE from the coding sequence ATGTTAGAATCACAAGAATATCGTTCAATTTTAGTCGGAACAGATGGCAGTGAACAAGCGCAACAAGCGTTTGAAAAAGCTGTATCTGTGGCAAAACGAAATAATGCAGAAATTGTCGTTGCTCACATTATCGAAAATAAATTATATGGTGGAACGATGGCATTCTCTACTTTTTCTCCAGATATTGTCCAAGAAGAAACAAATCAAGCTAAAGAGTTGCTTGAAAGCTATAAAAAAATAGCCAAAGATTTAGGGTATGATCGTGTGAAAGTAACATTAGAATTTGGGTCTCCTAAAGTCATGATGGCGACAGAATTACCAGAGAAATACAACACAGATTTAATTATGGTTGGGCAATCAGGACTTAACGCAGTGGAGCGATTGGTTATGGGAAGTGTGAGTGATCATATCATTCGTACAGCACCGTGTGATGTGTTAGTTGTTCGACCAGAATAA
- the ytpR gene encoding YtpR family tRNA-binding protein produces MIVSYNLEAVGDTLIIVTAQGKNKEVSVIKQGNVACIVDKETEQILGWNIFEASHHITNLNGNGQIELSPSQITELNLALKEAGFAHEFEADNSPKFVVGYVHTCTPHEDSDHLTVNDIEVDNGEHLQIVCGAPNIKAGLKVVVAKVGAMMPDGLIIWPGELRGVESFGMVCSAKELRLPNAPQEKGILELDDSYEVGARFNLPQ; encoded by the coding sequence ATGATTGTTAGTTATAATTTAGAAGCTGTAGGTGACACATTAATCATTGTGACAGCTCAAGGGAAAAATAAAGAGGTTTCAGTTATTAAACAAGGAAATGTTGCTTGTATAGTTGATAAAGAGACAGAACAAATTCTTGGATGGAATATTTTTGAAGCATCGCATCATATTACAAATTTAAATGGAAATGGCCAAATCGAGTTATCACCATCACAAATTACTGAACTTAACTTGGCATTAAAAGAGGCTGGATTTGCTCATGAGTTTGAAGCAGATAATTCACCAAAATTTGTTGTAGGATATGTTCATACATGTACACCACATGAAGATTCTGACCACTTAACAGTCAATGATATTGAAGTTGATAATGGTGAGCATTTGCAAATTGTATGTGGTGCACCAAATATTAAAGCTGGCTTAAAAGTAGTTGTAGCAAAAGTTGGTGCCATGATGCCAGATGGCTTAATTATTTGGCCAGGAGAATTACGAGGTGTGGAAAGTTTTGGTATGGTGTGTTCTGCAAAAGAATTACGTTTACCAAATGCACCACAAGAAAAAGGAATTTTAGAATTAGATGATAGCTATGAAGTAGGGGCACGTTTTAATTTACCTCAATAG
- a CDS encoding IreB family regulatory phosphoprotein — protein sequence MSFIDETVQFDFGDNNKREVSETLAIVYMALKEKGYNPINQIVGYLLSGDPAYIPRYQDARNLIRRHERDEIMEELVKNYLVHNGINLL from the coding sequence ATGAGTTTTATTGATGAAACAGTCCAATTTGATTTTGGGGATAACAATAAACGTGAAGTAAGTGAAACATTAGCGATTGTCTATATGGCATTGAAAGAAAAAGGTTATAACCCAATCAATCAAATTGTTGGTTACTTATTATCAGGAGACCCAGCCTATATTCCACGTTATCAGGATGCTCGTAATTTAATTCGTCGCCACGAACGAGACGAAATTATGGAAGAATTGGTAAAAAACTATTTAGTGCATAATGGAATCAATCTATTATGA
- the ruvX gene encoding Holliday junction resolvase RuvX, whose product MRKMGLDVGSRTVGVAVSDLLGWTAQGLEIIKINEDEGEFGIERVAELVKQYEVEEFVVGLPKNMNNTIGPRAEAAMAYGDLLKETFNLPVVYQDERLSTVAAERMLVEQANTSRAKRKKVIDKLAAVMILQNYLDKKV is encoded by the coding sequence ATGAGAAAAATGGGATTAGATGTAGGATCTAGAACTGTTGGTGTTGCAGTAAGTGACCTATTAGGTTGGACAGCCCAAGGGTTAGAAATTATAAAAATTAATGAAGATGAAGGCGAATTTGGGATTGAGCGTGTTGCGGAGTTAGTCAAACAATATGAAGTCGAAGAATTTGTTGTTGGCTTACCTAAAAACATGAACAACACCATTGGCCCAAGAGCTGAAGCAGCAATGGCGTATGGTGATTTGTTAAAAGAAACGTTTAATTTACCAGTCGTTTATCAAGACGAGCGATTGTCAACAGTTGCAGCTGAGAGAATGTTAGTTGAACAAGCAAATACATCTCGAGCAAAGCGTAAAAAAGTGATTGATAAATTAGCTGCTGTGATGATTCTTCAAAATTATTTAGATAAAAAGGTTTAA
- a CDS encoding DUF1292 domain-containing protein, with product MTDKHEHNHDHDHVHDADDLITLIDDEGNEVLFRIHLTIDGTEQFGKEYVLLYDASTPEGEEVELLAYAYEQADNEAEGRLMEIETEAEWDMIEEVFNTFESEED from the coding sequence ATGACAGACAAACATGAACATAACCATGATCACGATCATGTACATGATGCAGATGATTTAATTACATTAATTGATGATGAAGGCAATGAGGTATTGTTCCGTATTCATTTAACAATTGATGGAACAGAACAATTTGGTAAAGAGTACGTATTATTATATGATGCAAGTACACCTGAAGGCGAAGAAGTTGAGTTATTAGCCTATGCTTACGAACAAGCTGATAATGAAGCAGAAGGCCGTCTGATGGAAATTGAAACAGAAGCTGAATGGGACATGATTGAAGAAGTTTTCAATACATTCGAATCAGAAGAAGATTAA
- a CDS encoding GNAT family N-acetyltransferase translates to MITKLEVLTENQLKDIMSIWLDTNKKAHSFIANSYWEDNVELVEKELPKADIYIATDENGKMIGFLGVLEGYIAGLFVSSDYQRQGIGNKLIERAKADFEEFSLTVYEKNKQAINFYTKEGFKISETQIDEDTKEIELVMVYKN, encoded by the coding sequence ATGATTACTAAATTAGAGGTGTTAACGGAAAATCAATTAAAAGATATTATGTCGATTTGGCTTGATACTAACAAAAAAGCTCATTCTTTTATAGCAAATTCGTATTGGGAAGATAATGTAGAGCTTGTAGAAAAAGAGTTACCTAAAGCAGATATCTATATAGCAACAGATGAAAACGGAAAAATGATTGGCTTTTTAGGTGTTTTAGAAGGCTATATTGCGGGATTATTTGTATCATCTGACTATCAAAGGCAAGGTATTGGAAATAAACTAATAGAACGAGCAAAAGCTGATTTTGAAGAATTCTCCTTAACAGTTTATGAGAAAAATAAACAGGCAATCAATTTTTATACTAAAGAAGGATTTAAAATTAGTGAAACTCAAATTGATGAGGACACAAAAGAAATTGAATTGGTTATGGTATACAAAAACTGA
- a CDS encoding amidase family protein codes for MSIKNHIKLLLATALLSVGIHTQAVEVPVTTTSNSAVIPETPHHVKLTTDEYISMSATDLAKLVREKKVTTEELIDLAFQVNDIENPRTNALITTRKDLALKEASEMVDNGQPFFGVPIVMKGLGHSIVGGSNSNGLDFNKHVTTKFNGRIAKSLQDLGFVIIGQSNYPQLGLKNVTDSTLYGPTGSPWNPNYQAGGSSGGSGAAIASGVVPVASGSDAGGSIRIPASWNGLVGLKPSRGIISGNAKTGQVVNFPLAKNMEDTIALFENLLTSDINPTPTNLTGIKVGYTTTSPVGTPVSEDAKQAVMNAVNFLNSKGIVTEEISIPVDGVKLMHGYYEMATASGSLANFLAKQTLKRSLHIDDVDPVTWALYQASEFVNKEDLEKVSAYNDEVKETMEALYKDYPLILTPTTASTAPGLTESLLTPEYAEQIKHIDELKTKDERMKVVYDQWLNSLAYTPFTQLANLTGQPAISLPTYVSKNNLPLGIQFNAATNQDRLLLEIGKLFEENNQFKQLHTKKDVIAPETSDTMTSTTESTTENQPGSSSSSEMETSQTNDSMSQSGNESTQETTSVTDTTTSESSTNSTSQTISDESKNSTTSTSEITSTTVSSSQQESSSTSPSSALVSEEDNIEIMPTPEISSSTISISSDHSSQSSSSQTSQTSEISSQTGTTSQKTVSKKKKVNSDNQELNSLSRLPKTGEVVQKYLPLIGILIIGLAAIFMYMKKKK; via the coding sequence ATGTCGATAAAAAATCATATTAAATTATTACTTGCCACAGCTCTATTGTCTGTTGGTATACATACTCAAGCAGTGGAAGTTCCTGTCACTACCACTAGTAATTCAGCCGTCATTCCTGAGACACCTCATCACGTCAAGCTAACAACTGATGAATATATTTCTATGAGTGCCACTGATTTAGCAAAATTAGTTAGAGAGAAAAAAGTGACAACCGAAGAATTAATTGATTTAGCTTTTCAAGTCAATGACATAGAAAACCCACGAACAAATGCTTTAATTACGACAAGAAAAGATCTTGCTTTAAAAGAAGCAAGCGAGATGGTCGATAACGGTCAACCATTTTTTGGTGTCCCTATCGTGATGAAAGGTTTAGGTCATAGCATCGTTGGAGGAAGTAACTCGAATGGGTTAGATTTTAACAAACATGTCACAACAAAATTTAACGGGCGAATTGCCAAATCATTACAAGATTTAGGATTTGTTATCATTGGTCAAAGCAACTACCCACAATTAGGATTGAAAAATGTGACCGACTCAACTTTGTATGGTCCAACTGGAAGTCCTTGGAACCCTAATTATCAAGCAGGTGGGTCTTCTGGTGGTTCTGGGGCCGCAATTGCGTCAGGTGTTGTGCCAGTTGCTTCTGGAAGTGATGCTGGTGGGTCTATCAGAATTCCAGCATCATGGAATGGTCTTGTCGGATTAAAACCTTCTAGAGGAATCATTTCGGGAAATGCCAAAACAGGTCAAGTTGTTAATTTCCCACTTGCTAAAAACATGGAAGACACGATAGCTTTATTTGAAAATTTATTAACATCTGACATTAATCCTACACCTACTAATCTTACTGGAATAAAAGTAGGTTACACCACTACTTCACCTGTTGGGACACCAGTCAGTGAGGATGCTAAACAAGCTGTTATGAATGCTGTGAACTTTTTAAATTCAAAAGGAATTGTCACTGAAGAAATCTCTATCCCAGTTGATGGTGTTAAATTGATGCACGGATATTATGAAATGGCTACTGCTTCAGGTAGTTTAGCCAACTTTTTAGCTAAGCAAACCTTAAAAAGAAGTTTACATATAGACGATGTTGATCCAGTTACTTGGGCTCTTTATCAAGCAAGTGAATTTGTCAATAAAGAAGATTTAGAAAAAGTCAGTGCTTATAATGATGAGGTCAAAGAAACAATGGAAGCTTTATATAAAGACTACCCATTAATCTTAACTCCTACTACAGCCTCAACTGCTCCAGGACTAACTGAATCTTTATTAACACCAGAATACGCTGAACAGATCAAACATATTGATGAATTGAAAACAAAAGATGAACGTATGAAAGTTGTCTATGATCAATGGCTAAATTCATTAGCATACACACCGTTCACTCAGTTAGCAAATTTAACTGGCCAACCTGCAATTAGCTTACCTACTTATGTCAGCAAAAATAATTTACCTTTAGGGATACAATTTAATGCTGCGACAAATCAAGATAGACTGTTACTAGAAATAGGAAAACTATTTGAAGAAAATAATCAATTTAAACAATTGCACACTAAAAAAGATGTAATCGCTCCTGAAACAAGCGATACAATGACTTCCACTACCGAGTCAACAACGGAAAATCAGCCTGGTTCTTCTTCAAGCAGTGAAATGGAAACAAGTCAAACAAATGATAGTATGAGTCAATCTGGAAATGAATCGACACAAGAAACAACTAGCGTAACAGATACTACGACTTCAGAAAGTAGTACTAACTCTACATCTCAAACGATAAGCGACGAATCAAAGAATTCCACCACTAGTACTTCTGAGATAACAAGTACAACAGTAAGTAGTAGTCAACAAGAATCAAGTTCTACGTCTCCATCTTCTGCTCTAGTGAGTGAAGAGGATAACATTGAAATTATGCCTACTCCTGAAATAAGTAGTAGTACAATATCAATCTCTAGTGACCACTCAAGTCAATCATCTAGTTCACAGACTAGTCAAACGAGTGAAATAAGTAGCCAGACAGGCACTACATCTCAGAAAACAGTTTCTAAAAAGAAAAAAGTAAACAGCGACAATCAAGAATTAAACTCTTTATCTCGTCTTCCTAAAACAGGAGAAGTTGTCCAAAAATATCTGCCACTCATCGGAATATTAATCATTGGTTTAGCAGCTATTTTTATGTATATGAAAAAGAAAAAATAG
- the rnhC gene encoding ribonuclease HIII — protein MQQTITLLASDKLISELTTAYEPYFQKTPPYALFQAKIPGVVITAYQSKKVVFQGVNAEKEAAMWEKRGANTTQKKQSSSSSNSLPKDFALWNVVGSDEVGNGSYLGPVVVCAAYVDDTHMPLLKELGVKDSKMLTDTDIKRIAKEIIHVMPYRKLVLTPKKYNEIQPEYNVNRMKVALHNQAVYLLLQDISPITPKGILIDQFTPESNYRKYLAKEKNQVTKPLYFTTKGEQYHLAVAAASIICRAEFLTSLETASKELGFTIPSGAGQKSDIAAAKILKKGGMPLLEQYAKVHFANTQKAYHLINR, from the coding sequence ATGCAACAAACTATAACATTATTAGCTTCTGACAAGCTAATCAGTGAACTAACAACAGCTTATGAACCATATTTCCAAAAAACACCCCCATATGCATTATTTCAAGCCAAAATTCCTGGAGTAGTTATCACAGCTTATCAATCAAAAAAAGTTGTCTTTCAAGGAGTCAACGCTGAAAAAGAAGCCGCTATGTGGGAGAAGCGTGGAGCTAATACGACACAAAAAAAACAATCTTCTAGTTCTTCAAACTCGTTGCCAAAAGATTTTGCTTTATGGAACGTTGTGGGGAGTGACGAGGTTGGAAATGGTAGTTATCTTGGACCAGTTGTTGTCTGTGCTGCTTACGTTGATGACACACACATGCCTTTATTAAAAGAATTAGGTGTGAAGGATTCTAAAATGTTAACTGACACAGATATTAAACGCATTGCAAAAGAGATTATTCATGTTATGCCCTATCGAAAACTTGTCCTCACACCCAAAAAATATAATGAAATACAACCTGAGTATAATGTCAATCGGATGAAAGTTGCCCTACATAACCAAGCAGTTTACTTATTATTACAAGATATTTCTCCGATTACCCCCAAAGGTATATTAATTGACCAGTTTACTCCTGAGTCAAACTATCGAAAATATTTAGCTAAAGAGAAAAATCAAGTAACTAAACCTTTATACTTCACGACAAAAGGAGAACAATATCATCTGGCGGTTGCTGCTGCATCCATTATTTGCCGCGCAGAATTTTTAACAAGTTTAGAAACAGCTAGTAAAGAATTAGGATTTACTATTCCTTCAGGTGCTGGACAAAAATCAGATATAGCTGCTGCTAAAATCCTAAAAAAAGGTGGCATGCCCCTTTTAGAACAATATGCAAAAGTTCATTTTGCCAACACTCAAAAAGCCTACCATTTAATAAATCGTTAA